gcctttttggctatgtcatatttaactaagagtgagtcattttcaagttctagcttttcatttttagttcttatctttctaatgattttagtatattgattgagcaacttgacaagatcatcgtAAGAgagtgattcaaattcatcatcactatcactgtcatttttgctagcatgatcatcaccactacaattatcatcattttgtacctttcgttcacccttgcccataaggcataggtgtgtagaggatgacggcggtggtgtcggtgaagatagtgaagagtcaattACAATAGCGGCCACATTCttgttctcactttcatcattggatgagcaacttgatgaattaatattcgtgagccaatcaccaatgatgtatgccttgacattcttcttcttcttgaggaaatccttcttcttgttggCTTGTTTTTATTCTtcccatcatcatcttcatcacttgagtcatctttcttgcccttgtacttcttgtacttgtctttcttgagcTTGGGACATTGATgatctagatgaccaagttctccacaattgtagcaatctatctcagagattggctttcttctattgctagtgaagaatttcttcttcttgccatcaaatttgacaccgttcttattgagcttcttaagcatcttggcggttcttctcaccatgagagcaagacttgcatcatcaatttcattatcacttgagctctcatgttcaactcttgctttacccttattctcttggctagccttgaatgccaagtctttcttcttggtggaagaagagccatcttgtggtgtgacatgcatatacatctcatgtgcattgatctttcccaatatttgagttggtgtagaagtggaaagatcaccttgatgaagcacggtcacaatatgcccatatttgtcaatggggaggacactcaagatttttcttacaatatcagagggttgcatttgtgtaagtcctaGCCCATTGagttcctctacaagaacattcaagcgtgagtacatttcattagcactttctttaggaagcatctcaaatgaattaagctttttcataacaagatgatagtgttcctcacgttcagtctttgttccctcatggagcgcacaaatgtccgaccatagtgcatgggcgtccttgtggttccacacatggttaaacacatctttgcaaaggcctctaaagatggtgtttctagcctttgcatttgaTTTCTCGTAATTAACTTCATCCccttgaaggtgtgtgggatccttaggttttgggaagccttgagaggcggctctaagaattccaacatctaaagcttctaaataagcctccatgcggattttccaaaaAGGAAAataatctccctcaaagataggaggaggaccatccccgtgggacatctttctctagacagTTAAGCCTAAATTAGTGAGCACGAGGctttaataccaattgaaaggatcaagatgcccaagacaggggtgaattgggctaattctaaattctttgcaataattaagtcctacacttagcccacttcaccccttgtgcctagtaTGTGATTCTATTGAtataccacacaaaagttttgcaccctaagttccaatcctactctagcatggcaattctaggaatgtaaagacatgaaatgaattgctcagatgtaaatgcttaaagtaaagagagggagaggaatgcggcaatgttttgccaaggtatcaaagagtcaccactccccagtagtccttgttggagcatccgcacaagggtgtagctcccccttgatctgcacaaggatcaagtgctctctatgggctgattcttcgacactccgtcgcggtgaatcacccacaaccgctcacaacttgagttgggtcatccacaagctccgctggatgatcaccgaactcccaatcaccaccgagctgtctaggtgatggcgatcaccaagagtaataagcacaaactcttacttgatcacgacaagcctaatgagaaggggtggatgcacacttcctACTCTCCTTGCattaatgaggccttaatcttggattctcaaatctcaatcacctcactaggctcttactCTCCTTTGcgctctcaagggtgtttcttagatgaacaaatgggcaagagacctcccttggataagtggagtaagtatttataccccctcattcaaaacataacatttggaggttgagtcatcactctgcggggtgaccgaacactccgatcagagtgaccggacgctctggtaagttatccccgccactgtgtcagaaagagccgttaagttctgaccggactctggcctacgtccggtcagcactgattggACGCATCCGGTAAAGAAAagcgctctctggaaccttactgatgttgacccgACACTGGCACCCAAAGTTCGGTCACTTCGTTGTTCAGCGTACGGTCAGTTATTAGATCCTaaacagtgtccggtcagcactgaccagacatgtccgatcaggaaactccctctttggaacctctctggagttggcCGGACTCAGGCAcctagcgtctagtcacttttcactcagcatcCAGTCACAACTAGACgactttagttgatcaaattaactgatcggactcaccctctagcgtccggtcacaaccagaccaacgTTCGATtagtcatttgaccctctattcacttccatctcgaaatcctatgtgaatgaagtttactccaattgatcttagggctactcctgagctacctagtgctagatttgacaagtgtgcaccacacctaacccactagactaacctaggtcaagctactagtccataccccccttaatagtatggccaaaggaaaaacaaagtcctaaactactctaagtgtctctccagcactaaacgacacttagaactagtcaatccttaaccttgtcgtccatcctttgaaaaccaaaatgattttcaatgaTAGGGGCATAACAACAATGATTGCCCAAtaaattgccattaccatgacctaactcaaattgcctctacaaaacacacgttagtcatagtaatcccgtgtcatcattaatcaccaaaactcaattaggggcctagatgctttcaagctaCTTCTATActtgtagggttatgaggatgctacgctagctggaaaaacaaaaatttcgacctcaaaccaggatctactgctagttatagatcacgggattaccactagacacgCAGGTGTAGTGAAAGCGACTCAATGTAGTCAAATGCAtcgtagcagtgccgtgcagttgcgAGGTCATTTGTCCGTCCGTCCCCTTCGTGTggttcatccttgtgctccaCATGCaacacctccgaggtatccacacatacagggaggaagcgttgcgcctctagactgctaggtccacgaggagcagcaggtgtgggcgtaggatgggcggcgATGGCTGCCAAAAGGCGTGGATTGATTTGCCCCGttgcccaccccacatatttatagacATCCCTAATGAtctcccgagttggaggcccattagtaaccctaagccttgtctaattcggatccaatccgaactaggcttctagccccttaagcgtgcgaccctatgggttcacgcacacatagacatggcccgagtactcctactcggccattagttgatagcggcctctagcaaggcatgtcaactcttatgcatacgcaaagatcatatcagacaaaccaccacaaaaccacatacttgttattcccttgcctcacgatatttggtccaactcataggttaacacttaacccaagcacggccatgcatttcttgatctaatcattagagtgatccagtgatatctctctcatatatagagaggggcaaattccatcttgattgtctatgtctcatagcatgtttcccgacaaacccgaaaaccacctttataactaccctgttacggagtagcgtttgatagtccctgagtaggtcatttcgcgtcttgaatacatacaacaatctcaggttaAGGACATaatgtacatgatgtgaatagagataataacgacatctcacgttgggtcagtcttgccccatgtcatacatgttcccacattattagtttgacatctccatgtctatgacttgtgaaacatagtcatcaaccaataatgtgctgatccattattcatgtgtgtcctcacacgaactctgaccagggacaatattagaataaccattcaagtaaaagagtttcacaaacaattcacataattgctaatcgatacaggttgtctttaatggaaattcaatgaactcataatatatcatggatacaaggcaatataatcatctctatgattatctctagggcatactcctaacaatctcccacttgcaatagagttaatctcgaagatatctatacccatagctcttatgtgcgcctcatgcttaggctatgaaagagcctttgtcaaaggatctgcaacattcaaatctgtgtgtatcttgcacatcttgatctcatctcgtCTAACGAACTCTCTAATGAGGTGAAATTTCCACAGTACATGTTTgctcttttggtgattccttggctccttagcctatgcaattgccccattgttgtcacaatgtagattcaatgggctggacgcattcggaaacacaccaagttcaatgaggaacctcctcatccaaacaccttccttcaCAGCTCTAGAAGCTATAATGTACTCTGCCTCTATTGTAGAATAGGTCACTgtctcctgcttggaacttttccaacttacagcaccaccatttattgtgaacacaaaacctgattgagaCTATGAATCATCCGTGccagtttggaagctagcatcggtgtaaccatttacaatgagctcctcctcacctccatagattaggaacacatctttagtccttctcaagtacttaagaatgtttttaacaagtgtctagtgactctctcctggatcagcttggtacctgctcgcaacacttagagcatatgagacatctgagtgagtacatatcatggcgtacatgatggaaccaactaccgaggcatatggaaccttactcatgcgcTTCCGCTCATCAGCTGTCAAAGGACACTATTTatcgctaaagcgcataccatgtgacataggcaagaaccctttcttggactgttccatgttgaatcgtttcaacaccttgtcaatgtacgtattttggcttaatcctataagcctctttgatctatctctatagatcttgatgcccaaaatatatgctgcttctcctaaatccttcatagaaaaactattattcagtgaagtctttacatattgcaacataggaatgtcattcccaatcaataatatgtcatccacatacaagatcagaaatacaacatcgctcccactttccttcttgtaaacacaagattcttcttcattctgatggaagccaaaccctttgaccactttatgaaaatgaatgttccaactccgagatgcttgctttaacccataaatggatttctgaagcttgcaaatttttccagcattgtttggatcaacaaaacctttgggcTGTATCATATACACGTCCTCATCCAAATTTCAATTTAGAAAGGCTattttaacatccatctgccataaggctattttaacatccatctgccatatATCATAATTgaaataagcagctattgctagaatgatccggatagatttaagcatcgctaccggcaagaaagtctcgtcgtagtcaattccttgaacttgtcgaaaaccctttgcaacaagtcgagctttatagatgtgaacgtttccatccatatcctttttctttttatagatccatttgcactctatgggtcaAACCCCATTaggcgggtcaaccaagttccaaacttgattgtttcccatggaatctatctcggatctcatggcactttgccatttctcagaatctgggtccatcattgcttccgcaTAAGTCGTAGGTTCTTCATCATCTAACAGTAACAAATCCCCATGCAACTCATGGATTCCTGCTGACCTTCGTGGTTGTGGCGGTGTTTCTATTGCCACAggtatctcaacttgttctgctacattagcatcactcgtagagtccttctcaactggctcatcttgaacttcttcaagatacaccttctgtccacttttctctcttttgagaaactctttctctaagaaaacactattccgagcaacaaacactttgccctctgatcgattgtagaagtaataccctaaagtttccttcgaatatcccacgaaaaagcatttgtctaatttgggtgttagtttatctatcataagtcgtttgacataaacttcacaaccccaaatttttagaaaagacaaactgggactcttaccaatccacatctcatgtggtgtcttaactactgacttagatggtaccctattcaatgtgaaagcggctgtttctagagcgtatccccaaaatgataatggtaggtctgactggctcatcatagaccgaaccatgtccaacaaagtccGATTACATCACTCAGACACGCCATTTCTTTGAGGTGTTCCAGGTGGCGTAAGCTGTGGAACAATTCCacaactctttagatgattgctaaactcgtggttcaaatattcgcctccatgatcagatcgcaaagccttaattttcttgccacgttgattctctacttcactctgaaactccttgaacttttcaaatgtctcagacttatatttcattaagtagacatagccatatctactaaagtcattagtgaaggttatgaagtattggaatccgCCTGTTGCTGTCATACTCATTGGTTCGCacacatcagtatgtatgagttccagcAAGTTTGCCGCCCTCTCAAGAAACCCTATGAAAGGCATCTTGGTCATCTTGCCTagcaggcaagcctcacatgtcttgtatgattcaaaatcaaacaaagttaaaagcccatcagaatggagcctcttcatgcgattctcacttatatgacctaaacgacaatgccacatataggtaggacttaactcattaagctgaggccttttagcacttatattacAGATAGGAGCATtttcaagatttaaaataaataacccattcacaatggatgcagaagccacaaacatgtcatttttagagatcacacaaccattgtctttactcgcaaatgaataaccatccttcatcaaacatgaaggtgacacaatgtttcaacttaaactaggaacaaaataacaattattcaactccataataaatcctgacgggaggtggagttgcatcatcccgacgttcaacgcagcaactcttgcattattgcccacacggaaatcaacttctcccttttccacgcttctacttcttatcattccctgcatcgtattgcaaatatgagcaaccgatccggtatcaaatacccaagaattaatataagaattagcaaggaaaatgtctgtaacataaacaacaagtgtacaagctgCGGGAGTACCTTTACTGCCACGATCCTTTATGGATTCTAGGTACAACTTGAAGTTCCTCTTccagtgacctttcccatgacaatgaaagcactcagcatcagcaggtggtccagccttgggcgcaggtgggtttggcttagagatctcatctttagccttgccctttttcttcttccaagaattgcccttcttcttaaacttaggcttgttttggaccgccatcacatggctactgccagcacctttcttgatATCAGCCTCTGCTGTTTTAAGCATGTCACAtaattcattcaagcccttctctaccccatgcatatggtagttcatagtgaaatttccatagctgggcggaagagacacgagaataaaatcagtagctaattcagggccaattgggaagcccGGCTTCTCCAACCTCTAagtgtaaccaaccattttgatcacatgtggcccaactactatgccctctgctagcttggtttcagcaaaagcctttgatacattgaacctttcagtcctGGCTTGAGTCTGGAACATATCATTGAGCGCCATGATCATATCGTGCActgcatggttattgtcaaactACAACTGTAGATCTagttccatacaagcaagcataaggcaactcacttcaagatcagcatcacatgctTTCTTGTAAGCATTTTTCTCTGTAGCTGGTGCATTATCAATAGGCTTATCTGgtaatggggtgtctagaatttcttcctttttctcagccctgagaacaattctcaggttgtGGATCCAATCCacatagtttgttccattcaacttatctttctcaagaattgaacacaaagtaaatggttgattgctatgtgccatttatctacaacaaaagtaatacaaaatactaagacaatgtatccaagatagagtaaacaatattaaacctttaatagaatatactcccactaaaatcaatatccctcttTTGAAATTTAGTGATTCAGgacccacaactaacaagtctactagtgagctttagcatcaccgctagaagacatggtagattggtaagcaactctttgctaatcatatcacatatgactcttgttgttgggtagcatctctatgctttggtgcccaactactcatgctccaaggtccctaaccgttaggatgaccttgtccaagtaaccaacccttctgctATAAGTATCTAATACGAAcctgtctagtcaaggaaaatcaatggcaccctaatttcatagacccaccaccgattgtacaagacacatgatagtgcaaggtttggggaagcattttaacttaaacattgccAAGGGATTgttctacttcaccatcgcatATAGACAAAAACATTATCGCACGTGAAAGTAGAATATAGTAAGAACGACATTAACAcagatatgacatggtatagcccaatgtttctttggggatctccatctccatcaaattattcctcatgatgatctccatctccatgatccatgtatgccatccttcagtgatgagtccaccaagactagctatcactaacgtaaggcagtgaagaagattacatagtcgcggataggatcatcacagtttggaacgcaggccattacattaatttgacaatatcttagtggctccagccatattgtcatactcacgacatgcaagccatgaattaattacatacatgcatcacatacacataagggctataccagtcaCAAATTCCTACAAAACTGAGTTAACCGATTCCGACGTCTAATCTTAAAACGCCGAAAACACCATCTTCCCGGCCATTTTTCACAAATCTAATTTCAGCGAAACCAGCAAAGCAGGTGAGAATCGGATGTAAAAATttttttctctacaattttcatatagaattcgtctcaatccgaggtcgtatgcaaaagttatggtTGTTTTACCGAACAGCACTTTTTCTCGCACCCCGGCGCCCGgcagtagatccaatctatcaccgtTGCGCATCACAAGCGCTCAGCACTTGACCTAGGTTTGATTTGATCAATctgattgatctccatcttgccatgactggatttacatgtatcacttaactcggatGGCGAAATTCCGACCGGTATGAGTAGATCGTTACAAGACCAACACGGTAAAATCACAAAAcatgatcagagactcatctacaaccGCGCATATCTCCATACGCACTCATCCGAACCTATAACAATGTAgtaatggctctgataccactgtagggttatgaggatgctacgctagccggaaaaACAAAAATTTCAACCTCATAAactaggatctactgctagttatagatcacgggattaccactagacgcgcaggtgcagtggaagcgactcgatgtagtcgaatGCATcatagcagtgccgtgcagttgcaaggtcatccatccatccatccccttCGTGCAATTTGTctttgtgctccagatgcagcacctccgaggtatccacacgtacagggaggaagcgttgtgcctccggactgctaggtccgcGTGGAGCAGCAGGTGTGGGCGTAGGATGGGTGGCGGCGGCTGCCAAAAGGCATGGATTGATTTGCCCCATTGCCCACCCCGCATATTTATAGGCATCCCTAATGAGCTcctgagttggaggcccattagtaaccctaagccttgtctaatttGGGTCCAATCCGAACTaggcttctagccccttaagcgtgcgaccctatgggtttacgcacacatagacatggcccgagtactcctactcggccattagttgatagcagcctctagcaaggcatgtcaactcctatgcatacacaaagatcatatcagacgaaccaccacaaaaccacatacttgtaattcccttgcctcacgatatttggtccaactcataggttaacacttaacccaagcacggccatgcatttcttgatctaatcattagagtgatccagtgatatctctctcatatatagagaggggcaaattccatcttgattgtctatgtctcatagcatgtttcccgagaaacccaaaaaccacctttataactaccctgttacggagtagcgtttgatagtccctgagtaggtcatttcacatcttgaatacatacaacaatctcaggtctaaggacataacatacatgatgtgaatagagataataatgacatctcatgttgggtcagtctagccccatgtcatacatgtgcccacattattagtttgacatctccatgtctatg
The sequence above is drawn from the Miscanthus floridulus cultivar M001 chromosome 15, ASM1932011v1, whole genome shotgun sequence genome and encodes:
- the LOC136507658 gene encoding uncharacterized protein; the protein is MAHSNQPFTLCSILEKDKLNGTNYVDWIHNLRIVLRAEKKEEILDTPLPDKPIDNAPATEKNAYKKACDADLETQARTERFNVSKAFAETKLAEGIVVGPHVIKMVGYT